The genomic segment ACAACCCTTTCATATctctaaaatattattatgtattataatgttatgtcttttttattatgttatgacTTAATATCAAATgtgcatatacatacacatttaatgattttttttttctttttgagtttCAAAAAGGGTTTTTATTGCTCTTTGGGTAAAACAAATCCAACTGCTGGGTTAACTTAGGTCATTTTTTCCTTTGATTTACCTAAATAAACAACCGAGTACACTTTAGAGTTTAAGACTTCAAAACAGAAGTTTGCAAAGTTGAGTGAAACTTTGTAAAAATAATTGAAGAGTTATTTTAGAAACCACTGTGGATTTGGACTCCAAACAAAAGCAATAAAGTCATTCTGGAGAGAAAAAAAGGGTTCTCCTCTTGATTCATGTTCAGGTAGTTCTTCAGTTTTAGTGCTGGTGTCTTTCCCCTGCAGCAGTTCTCGAGGCAGTAGTTTTGTCTCTCAGAGGGAGACGTCTCATCGATGTGCACTCAAAGGGCAAACACTGTTTGTTTTCTTGGCTGTCCTTTTTCCCTCCTGTCTATGTGTGCGTGCGTTCACTGCGCTCTGTGTTTGCGAGTGTTTATAAATGTTCAAAGTTGTCCTCATTTAAACCTTGTATCTCTCCTCTGTGGGTGTGTGCATTTTGTTTGTCCCTTGTCTCTTTCTTCCTCCATATCTCTGTTTCTTCTAAGTGTGAACCGACAGACACCACCCAGCAAGGTTAAATGCATACTGACCCTCTCCGTCGCGTTTCAGTGCAAACTTAACGTTATCTGAAGCTTCTTGCTTATTTTCCTTTAAAGTAAGGTGACGGGCCACCTCTTCTCTCCAACAGCCCCAACCGTAATGCTTGTTTGTAATTTACATTTCCATTTGTTTTAAATTGATTCAGCGATGCTGTCGATTTAAACGCTTCCTGAGGCTGAAATCAGGAGATATCTAGCTAATTGCGTCTCTGTGTCACCTGTGATTACCTTTCACTTATTGAGTGCTCTCTCACGCCACTCTGCTTCGGctgaaagagaaaagaaaaacctGTCGAAAGCGTGAAATCAAGAAAAACAGATTCTTGGGAGCTCCACACATGGTGTTTCGTCTGCTCACGCTAGTAAATATCTTTCCGCAAATCAATAAACTCATTTGTTGCTGTGTTTAATAAGCTGTTTACTGatactgttttaaaatgcatgtgtCTTAATTTATGAGGCTTAATTCAGTTGCAAATTTGTTTTGTGAGCACAGAACTGAATATGAATAATGCATGAAGCGAAAAGGCAAACTAGGAGGAAAGAAGGGACAAATATTTCTGAAGAGAAATAGCTATGTACGTAACGTAGAACTGTAGTTTAGTTCCCATTATTCTGTTTAAATGGAAATTTAACTATCAAAAAGGATGCAAAATTGCTGTTTGAACTTGTAATGAAACGCAAAGAAATCCAAATAATTGCAAATGGAAAAAGTTAATTAGGAAACTCAGAATCTTGGTTTTAAGCAATAGCAAAAAAACTGAGATTTATATTTCCAGCTTTGGTTCATGAAATCAAATCACATCTGTAGCGGATCATTTGCTTTGAAACTGCCTCTAGTGTCTCCTTTAAAAAGTTACGATACCCCTgacatgtataaaaatgtataccTTGTCAAGCATTAAAAAAATAGTTATCATAGGAATAAAATAACTTTGATTTAATCATTGCTTCTTCAACAGCAATTACATGGAGAGCAATATGTATTTATCCTTAGGTTGAGTTCAGCTTGCAAATTACTGACTGACTCGATTTTGACACAAACTGTTTCACATTTGGGTGTTGTGCCACCTCACAAGGATAAGGATGCAGAAATCGATTATCTCATACACTGTGTCATTGTGGATGACCACAGGAGCAGTGActatcagcctgatctcaggaAGTAATGTAGCTATTTTGAGTTTTGTTAGTTTACTGGATAATTCATACAAATTGGGATGAGTTctgtcatacaaaaatgtacgatttttaaaaagaaacgtGGCATCAAACCCCACtattaaacccaactgtcattaggCAATGAGCAGTTGTACTAAATTGAATgatttgaattagccactaaatcaaaaagttactgtTGCCGCAAGATATTGTTGGTTTATATCAAAGGCTTACCCTGTTCAGTTGATATCAGATCTAATACACAGTAATTAATTGGAAAGAGGAAATATTGACTCCTTAATGTGaactttaaatttttattattattgtttttttttagctcttaTCGTAAACTagctcatttattattttttttttacaatttcttttaatttttgtattttatttttaatttatttcaactatatatatattttttatttcagaggatatgtttgtttataattcatacatttaatttattttattttaaggagATAAGAAAAATAAGTCAATCTGTATTTTTTCCTGTGTTGTATACTATGGTGTATTGTCTTGTCAAACaccaataaaaaactaaaaaaataaaaggtatttttggttcaacagaagaaaggaggGTTTTTTACGTCTTCCTAcactaattcattttttttttctgttggctTTGGTCTATATTATACCCATTTTTATGGTTATAGGTTCAGACTCTGTGATCAAAATACCAAAGtctgcaaataaaaaatatatatatactctttattttagttgactttattttaagttattcaaAACTAAATAACATGAGCTATGCTATTCATGATTATTGTTCAACTAAATACTTTTCCTGCATGCCAATGATTATGTAATTTCTATctatttgtcttgttttgtaaGGAGTTATGAACACTTGAATGAAACAAATGAGAACTTTTTCAAAGAAGTTGTTCAACCCAAAATTAAAGTTTCATCATCATTTACttgcactctaaaaaatgctgagtAATGTTAGGTCATTTTTGGTAAAATGTGGACAAAGCAAACAGCTTGgtcatttttttctttgtagaatttattgaccttattctacagTGCAGAAGTGCACTCATTTTTGGGATTGTTTTacaacttccgattcagtcgcctatgggagaaatgacaacgCAATCTgaaggcaattcgtaactttttgatttagtggctaattcatacaaactaatttgtacaatttagtacgatttgcacatcacccaatgacagttagAGTAAGGGGTgggtcttctttttaaaattttaaatcctttttaaaataattacagatcaggctggaaatgactgagAATAATAAAACGGTCAATCTAtgtgctctacaaacaagtgtgttcatgactatacataaaaagtgcaataatataataataaaatatcagtttGAAACAGCAAGCAGCATAATTAACTactttttaacgtctaaaaatggatggaagtgaatgagaccggaagtctcaagccaaaaagattaaaatggctGCGCACCTGCCCTTACAAGAAGAAAAGGTCaataggaccaaatttaaccaaacatttgggtttgtccatattaaCCCAATTTTGGTTATactaacccagcattttttataggGTACTCTCATGTCATCCATGCTTAACAGGATATTCTTTATTGGCTTCTTAGCCCTTAATATGGGAAGTATACCACCCTAGTGTTGTTTTGAATGCAGCATAAATGCTGGTTTTTCAGCAAGACCAACACTGAAAACATGCCATGCTGGATTATTTATTGTCAAACCTATGACTTCAGGCTAgggaacataaaaataaacaaatctctATTTTCATGCAATAAAATTCAACAGTATATTTCTTTTTCCTTGTAAAACACTGATGTTGGTTCATAAAATGTCATTAGCCTTATAAATAGAATAGTTGTCAATGGAAAATCCCTGCCATGTGTGGCTGTTCTCTACATCACACCGATGTATCTGTTTGATTTTCTAGTCTATTTCAAGACTGCCACACACTGATAAGCATCATACACATTGCACCAGCTTTCATGTACCAAACACACCAAACTAATGCATTCGTGTTTGGATTTACTGGTGGTTGTGAATCATAATGAGTCTCTAAAGATCTATTTTATGGGGTGTGACCCCACTCTTGCTGTGTATATGAGTGAGAAGGAGCTCTTTCTCTTGATATACAGACTGTGAATATACAGACCATCTATCTTGAGGCCAGCGCAGATTTACCCCACACTCTCAAATGCTGTTTGAGAGCCTGCGGGCAGCACGATCAGGGGATATGCCTCATTATTCCTGTCTGACTCAGGTCTACAGGCTCTTATTGctgtgttttctttaaaaaaaaccttcTGATCCAATCCATTATTGGAATATTTGACAGAAATAATGACCTTCATGTTATAATGATACTAGAAAAACTCTTTCTGTGGCACTTTTATGACAAAAAAAGAGCTAAAGCTGCACCTTGTGTCACAACCCATCATTTCCTCTCATCTGTTACATCCAGATTTTGAACTTTTGATCATTATATGCTTTTCTTCTGCTGCGTCATGACCTGAAATGAGCCACACAGCCCGGATCCTGCTTTTTATCTTCATGACATCAAAAGTGATAACAAACATCTTTCacacaaaaacataaaaccacaaaatgtaaagcttcttttttttaatattatgtaatgaacatttttatttagggAGGCTAGGCTAATGTCCGTGATCTTCAGCATGGTCCTCCATGGCCCATATATATGGTACTGTATGTGTTCCCATGGGAGCAccaatcttcatttatttatatctgttttaaataaagtCTCAATTTGATTTCAGTCTGTTCCTGGtcattaaagcagtttatagacaGCTATTGTTTACAGAGACAAGAGAACATTGCTCTCAAGCGAAGGATTGGTAATCTTAGCATGCATTCTTAAACTACAAGGAAGCATCAACAATATGGCACAATATTTTACAAGCTGTCTCATGAGAACAGTAATCTACATCGACCGGACACTATGTGCGTGTTTAGGAGCTCACTGAAAAACTAACATTGGGATACATTGGCTCCTCCACATCATATGACAGACAAATGTTCACAGGATTCAGGTGTTTTCTGCAGAAATCCGCTAATTAAGTAGTGAAGGTGTCAACACAGGGCAGGGATGCGTAACATCAGTagcatcttttaaacttgatGAGTTTGTGGAAGGCTTGTTTGAAGTCGTCGTTGAAGGCAGTGTAGATGACTGGATTGATGAGCGAGTTGAGGTATCCCAGCCAGGTGAACACATCAAAGAGCACAGGATGATACCAGCAGTCTTTACAGACACCCATCACCAGCGTAAACACGAAGAATGGGAGCCAGCACACTATAAACGCACCCAGGATAATCCCAAGAGTCTTGGTGGCCTTCTTCTCCCGAGCAGCACAAAGACGCTTTCTTTCTAGCACACTGTCAGCCAGCTTCACTTTCACACTGTTCGTGAAAAGAGGagaccctcctcctcctcctccaccaccaccactacctcctcctcctccagcatGAAGATGTCCCTCCTGATTAGAAGTGGAGTTCAGCGAGCAAAGCGAAGAGCCTGCCGAGTTCTGGATGAGCTGAGCAGCAGTGAAGCGCTTTCCGCTGGTCGCCGGTGTTTTGAAGATCCTGGAGCGAGCTGCCACATAGATACGCCCGTAGAGGATCATTAGGAGCACCGTGGGAACATAAAAGGCGCCAAATGTGGAATAGAGCGTGTAGGAGATCTGGTCGGTGTTGACCATGCACTCCGTGAGCTCCTCATGAGCCTTCGCCTGCCGCCAGAATAGAGGAGGTAAAGAGATAGAGACGGAGATCACCCATACTATGACAATCATCAACGCTGCTCGCCGCATGGTTCTCCGTTTCGAGTACTCCAAGGCGTCCGTGATGGCCCAGTATCTGTCCAGCGCGATCACGCATAGATGCAGGATGGAGGCCGTGCAGAACGTTATATCAGATGATAGCCAGATATCACACACAATCTGACCCAGAGTCCAAGTCTTACTGACCGTGTAGACGATGCTGATCGGCATGACTAAAATGGACACCAGGAGGTCTGTCGCTGCGAGAGAGCCAATCAGGAAGTTGGCAGGGGTGTGAAGCTTGCGTGTGAGGAAAATCGTGGCGATTACAAAAGCGTTGGACAGAGCTGTGGCCAAAGTGACGATTGCTAGCATGGCAGAGATGGAGATCTGCAGACTGAGGAGCGTGGCGTCGTCCCAGGACTCCAGGGTTGTGGGACTGACTGTGGCATTGATGAGGAAAAACTCATCGGAGCTGTTGAACAGATCCATGTTGCATGGTTCAGCAGCGCTTCACATCATCTATGCATGATTTTTTTGGTGTTAAGGATTAATTATCCCATGAAAACATCTCGAGGTGAAAGAGTAATTCTAGTTCGGCTGTTGGAGATATTGGTAATGCTTTACATTTGTGAAGGTCATGGCTGATAAATGTGAGTGGTAATTCATGGTTGAAGGTGCTGTTACTCTTTTTGTGctctttttgctttgtttttgaaaCCCAGCAAGTTAAATGCCACAGAACAAACAAGGGTCCGGCGTTATTCTTTGTACTTGACTTAAGTTATAAAAATATTCCTTTAGCCCTTAAATCACTGCtcattattttctttattgttCCTTATTCTGCTATTCTTCTTTAATGGGAGATCCCTCAATTTTGGGTAATATGAACTGGTGGAAGACTTTTTAATTTATTCTCCAGTTGGTCAGCAGAAGCTCTGTTGTTTCAGACTAATGGCACAGAATATTCCTTCATTCCCTGTACATCCACGGATGGCTGGTTTTGCAGTTTCCCTGAACACCAAAAGCTGTTGAAAGTTCTCGTTTTGGCCCTGTGTAGGTGTTAGTCCAGATGAAAGAAATCAATCCAAGTGAAGATCTGaaacagagagaaagaggaaaagaACTGAGAACTCCAGAAAACACTTCATGATTTTGGTCTttctccatacacacacacactgagttgGATCTGTAAGATGATTATAAATCAGAGGATCAATGAATTTTTCAAAACttgcatacactacctgacaaaagtcttgttgccaatccaagtttaaggaacagcaaataataacttgatttgtaGTTGATCATTCGGTATCAGAGGTGACTTTacaaaaggcaaaggcctctagattctgcttattttgccaaaataaaatatgatcgtgccttgatatttaattattttattactatattaagctctgactttgcttagacaaaagtcttgtcgcttaacagaaatattgtacagtatagaaaacaaagtcatgctgcagtgaaaaaagaatgaatattgtgtatgacccccaagagcttggaggactgcatccatacatctttgcaatgactcaattaacattaataaagtcatgtggaatggcaaaaaaaaagcgttcttgcaggacttccagagttcatcaagattctttaaattcatcttcaatgcctcctccttcatctcacctagacatgctcaataatgtttatacttgggtactgggctggccaatcctggagcaccttgacctttatCTTGACCTATACAACttggattgacgacaagacttttgtcaagtagtatAGAATTAAAAATTGGAAATGGAAATTGGAAAATGGAATTCCTCTGGTGACATCAGCTTGATAGCCTGGGCAGAATATCTTAAACCACTGCTCTCTTATCTTTTGTTTTCTGCAAGTGAGAGATGGTGAGTAGGAATTGTTCAAACGGAGCCCTCAATTCAATATTTAATacaaccatttttttttccagctggaAATACATCACAATACTGAAGTCGAGTCAGTAGGAACATCCAGTTCATCCAGACTTCAAAAGCCTAGTATGCAGTGTTATTGACTCCGGTGGCCGCTAAGTGAACTGCAGCCTGAAACTTATTCACACTTTCTCATTGTCAATATGTCATTGAAAAAACTTTTTGAAAAGACTTTAGTTGATTCAGTGCCCATCTTGAAGTCAAAATGTAGTTCTATTTCCTTCGTTTATTACAAATAGAATAACATCCAGACACGTGATGCTTGGAGAGAGATGTTGAAATGGATAGTAAAAGTCCACATTTAGGAAAGCATCTGAGCACTGCATTTCACAGCATTCTTGACAAATATGGTAAATAAAAGGATAGTGTTATGATGTTtgcattttaaagtatattttatgtGGCAAAGTGAGGTTAAAGCTTGAATTCATCCCTTTCTTTACCAGAATTAATATAATTAGGCCCTTTCTTTAAAAGTGTGTGTAAACATCACATAATAacttattcatttaaattagcGGTGAGTAGGTAGTGAACAGCAGGGGAGTGCTATTTTAATTTCCAGAGCTCTTAATCTTCCTTCATGCTGTTTTGTAGGATTACAGGAGAAAGCTAGAAGTGCTTAAAAATATTAGGAAGTCATATTCAGATTTTTATTCTTGCACAACCACACCATCCGTAATGAAACCCATTGTGCATGCACAACCTCACATACTTGTTCTCCTTACTTGAGCTGCAAAtggaattcattatttttctgaTATCTTCATTATAAACTCAAGAGAATTCAAGTAGCAAGTTTTGCCTGCATTTACATAATTCTTTACCCTTGGCTCTGCTTTTCGGGCTCAAGCTTTGATTGATGAGTATCTCGAGTATTG from the Danio rerio strain Tuebingen ecotype United States chromosome 17, GRCz12tu, whole genome shotgun sequence genome contains:
- the htr1d gene encoding 5-hydroxytryptamine receptor 1D (The RefSeq protein has 1 substitution compared to this genomic sequence), which produces MDLFNSSDEFFLINATVSPTTLESWDDATLLSLQISISAMLAIVTLATALSNAFVIATIFLTRKLHTPANFLIGSLAATDLLVSILVMPISIVYTVSKTWTLGQIVCDIWLSSDITFCTASILHLCVIALDRYWAITDALEYSKRRTMRRAALMIVIVWVISVSISLPPLFWRQAKAHEELTECMVNTDQISYTLYSTFGAFYVPTVLLMILYGRIYVAARSRIFKTPATSGKRFTAAQLIQNSAGSSLCSLNSTSNQEGHLNAGGGGGSGGGGGGGGGSPLFTNSVKVKLADSVLERKRLCAAREKKATKTLGIILGAFIVCWLPFFVFTLVMGVCKDCWYHPVLFDVFTWLGYLNSLINPVIYTAFNDDFKQAFHKLIKFKRCY
- the htr1d gene encoding 5-hydroxytryptamine receptor 1D isoform X1, which translates into the protein MDLFNSSDEFFLINATVSPTTLESWDDATLLSLQISISAMLAIVTLATALSNAFVIATIFLTRKLHTPANFLIGSLAATDLLVSILVMPISIVYTVSKTWTLGQIVCDIWLSSDITFCTASILHLCVIALDRYWAITDALEYSKRRTMRRAALMIVIVWVISVSISLPPLFWRQAKAHEELTECMVNTDQISYTLYSTFGAFYVPTVLLMILYGRIYVAARSRIFKTPATSGKRFTAAQLIQNSAGSSLCSLNSTSNQEGHLHAGGGGGSGGGGGGGGGSPLFTNSVKVKLADSVLERKRLCAAREKKATKTLGIILGAFIVCWLPFFVFTLVMGVCKDCWYHPVLFDVFTWLGYLNSLINPVIYTAFNDDFKQAFHKLIKFKRCY